A window of the Syntrophus gentianae genome harbors these coding sequences:
- a CDS encoding AraC family transcriptional regulator: MSQMTNLLKSFQITDGGASESRLQGVRLFKSTQPMARRPVVYDPGICIVAQGHKIGYQGGQAFQYDANHYLVISVTMPFECETFASPEEPLLGLYIDIDMSQLHDLIGRLGLQPEIGNGSEKGLPRGIGPAVLDENMEGAITRLLTCLQSETESQILGPGLVREILYRALCGTQAPILYSLAMHSGTFSQVAHALKVMQSDYAAKLDVEQLASKARMSTSAFHRAFKEITSDSPMQYLKKVRLSKAKDFIVQENMKTYIAADKVGYESSSQFSREFKRYFGQSPAEMIRELRTG, from the coding sequence ATGTCACAAATGACGAACCTATTAAAAAGTTTTCAGATAACCGATGGCGGAGCTTCTGAATCGCGACTCCAAGGGGTGCGTTTATTTAAATCGACACAGCCTATGGCCAGAAGGCCGGTGGTATATGATCCGGGTATTTGCATCGTCGCCCAAGGTCACAAAATCGGCTACCAGGGTGGTCAGGCGTTCCAATATGATGCGAACCATTACCTCGTGATCTCGGTGACCATGCCGTTCGAATGCGAAACTTTTGCAAGTCCTGAGGAACCATTGCTGGGACTCTACATTGACATCGACATGAGCCAGCTTCATGATCTGATCGGCCGATTGGGTCTTCAGCCAGAAATCGGCAATGGCAGCGAAAAGGGCTTGCCTCGCGGGATTGGCCCGGCCGTCTTGGATGAGAATATGGAGGGTGCAATAACCAGGCTGCTCACGTGTCTTCAGTCAGAGACGGAATCCCAAATTTTAGGTCCCGGACTTGTGCGGGAAATTCTTTATCGGGCGCTTTGCGGAACCCAGGCACCGATACTCTATTCACTGGCGATGCATAGCGGAACTTTTTCACAGGTGGCCCATGCGTTGAAGGTTATGCAAAGCGACTATGCAGCAAAACTTGATGTGGAACAATTAGCCAGTAAGGCCCGCATGAGCACCTCGGCATTTCATCGGGCGTTTAAAGAGATCACATCGGATTCTCCCATGCAGTATCTGAAAAAAGTCAGACTGAGCAAGGCGAAGGATTTCATTGTGCAGGAAAACATGAAAACCTACATTGCGGCTGATAAGGTGGGATATGAAAGCTCCTCCCAGTTCAGTCGCGAATTCAAGCGCTATTTTGGACAAAGCCCTGCAGAGATGATCAGAGAGCTGCGTACCGGATGA